Proteins encoded together in one Quercus lobata isolate SW786 chromosome 3, ValleyOak3.0 Primary Assembly, whole genome shotgun sequence window:
- the LOC115981807 gene encoding glutathione S-transferase U10-like, with product MEEKQGEVVLIGTWASSACTRVELALKLKGIPYEYVEEDLKNKSELLLSHNPVHKKVPVLVHNGKSIAESLIILEYIEECWNTTPKLLPEDPHQRAKVRFWANYYDQKVVPIFHIILRAKGKEEREKAIEDLSQVLKVLEEGIEKDFPGQNPFFNGESLGYLGIAIGSNGCNYKAVNEAMHAVLISEKNPKFLSWVNAMKNCPLVEETLPPHDKLVARLRVSLASTQA from the exons atggaggAGAAGCAAGGTGAAGTTGTCTTGATTGGAACATGGGCCAGCAGTGCCTGCACTAGAGTTGAGCTAGCCCTCAAACTAAAAGGCATACCCTATGAGTATGTGGAGGAagatttgaaaaacaaaagtgaGTTGCTCCTCAGCCACAATCCAGTCCACAAGAAAGTACCTGTACTTGTTCACAATGGGAAATCCATTGCTGAGTCACTAATTATTCTTGAATACATAGAAGAGTGCTGGAATACCACCCCAAAACTATTGCCTGAGGATCCTCACCAAAGGGCAAAAGTCCGTTTTTGGGCCAACTATTACGATCAAAAG GTTGTGCCAATCTTCCACATCATCCTCAGGGCCAAAGGCAaggaggaaagagagaaagCCATTGAAGACTTGAGCCAAGTGCTTAAGGTGCTTGAAGAAGGTATTGAAAAGGATTTTCCAGGGCAGAACCCATTCTTCAATGGCGAGAGCTTAGGGTATCTTGGTATCGCTATTGGCTCAAATGGATGCAACTACAAAGCTGTTAATGAGGCCATGCATGCGGTACTCATATCAGAAAAGAACCCAAAGTTTCTCTCATGGGTCAATGCAATGAAGAACTGCCCTCTGGTGGAGGAGACACTACCGCCTCATGACAAATTGGTTGCCAGGCTCAGAGTCTCTCTCGCATCTACTCAAGCTTAA
- the LOC115981265 gene encoding glutathione S-transferase U10-like: MEERKGEVVLFGTWANAFCTRVELALKLKGIPYKYLVEDLTNKSELFLSLNPVHKKVPVLVHNGKSIAESLVNLEYIEECWDTTPKLLPEDPYQRAKLCFWANYYDRKIVPSFYIIFGSKDKERERAIEDSSQLLKVFEEGIEKYFPGQSPFFNRKILGYLGVIIGSLACNYQAVDEAIAFHEVVAVVFSPEKNPAILAWLKALKNHPLMKEMLPPNDKLVAEMRGKYLGQSL, translated from the exons atggaggAGAGGAAAGGTGAAGTTGTCCTGTTTGGAACATGGGCCAACGCATTCTGCACTAGAGTTGAGCTAGCCCTCAAACTAAAAGGCATACCCTATAAGTATCTGGTGGAAGATTTGACAAACAAAAGTGAGTTGTTCCTTAGCCTCAATCCAGTCCACAAGAAAGTACCTGTGCTTGTTCACAATGGGAAATCCATTGCTGAGTCACTCGTTAACCTCGAATACATAGAAGAGTGCTGGGACACTACCCCAAAACTATTGCCTGAGGATCCTTACCAAAGGGCAAAACTCTGCTTTTGGGCCAACTATTATGATCGAAAG ATTGTGCCAAGCTTCTACATCATCTTCGGGTCCAAAGacaaggaaagagagagagccaTTGAAGACTCGAGCCAATTGCTTAAGGTGTTTGAAGAAGGTATCGAAAAGTATTTTCCAGGGCAGTCCCCATTCTTCAATAGGAAGATCCTAGGGTATCTTGGTGTCATTATTGGCTCACTTGCATGCAACTACCAAGCTGTTGATGAGGCCATTG CTTTTCATGAAGTTGTTGCTGTGGTTTTTAGCCCCGAAAAGAACCCAGCAATTTTGGCATGGTTGAAAGCTCTAAAAAACCATCCATTGATGAAGGAAATGCTCCCACCTAATGACAAGTTGGTTGCTGAGATGAGAGGAAAGTATTTGGGCCAATCTCTTTAA
- the LOC115981266 gene encoding glutathione S-transferase U10-like: MEKQNEVVLFGTWASAFCKRVELALKIKGIPYEYVEEDLTNKSESLLHYNPVHKKVPVLVHNGKPISESLVILEYIDECWNNTPKLLPEDPYQRAKVRFWVNFVDHQIMARLLPIIMSRGEEREKAIKEFNELLKVFEEGIKKDFPEEFPFFERKSLAYLDIVVGAHFCNYEAFHEVVAVVFSPEKNPAIMAWLEALKNHPLMKPPHDKLVAEMRGKYLGQSP; the protein is encoded by the exons aTGGAGAAGCAAAATGAAGTTGTTCTGTTTGGCACATGGGCCAGCGCCTTCTGCAAGAGAGTTGAGTTAGCCCTTAAAATCAAGGGCATACCTTATGAGTACGTAGAAGAAGATCTAACAAATAAAAGTGAGTCTCTCCTCCACTACAACCCTGTCCACAAGAAGGTACCTGTACTTGTTCACAATGGCAAACCCATTTCTGAGTCACTTGTAATCCTCGAATACATAGATGAGTGCTGGAATAACACACCAAAACTACTGCCAGAGGATCCTTACCAAAGGGCTAAAGTTCGCTTTTGGGTCAACTTTGTTGATCACCAG ATTATGGCAAGACTCTTACCCATCATCATGTCTAGAggcgaagagagagagaaagcaatcAAAGAATTCAACGAGTTGCTAAAGGTGTTTGAAGAAGGAATCAAAAAGGATTTTCCAGAAGAATTTCCTTTCTTTGAACGCAAGTCCTTGGCATATCTTGATATTGTTGTGGGCGCACATTTTTGCAACTACGAAGCTTTTCATGAGGTTGTTGCTGTGGTTTTTAGCCCTGAAAAGAACCCAGCAATTATGGCATGGTTGGAAGCTCTAAAAAACCATCCATTGATGAAGCCACCTCATGACAAGTTGGTTGCTGAGATGAGAGGAAAGTATTTGGGCCAATCTCCTTGA
- the LOC115981861 gene encoding glutathione S-transferase U10-like, with translation MEEKEREVVLFGTWASPYCTRVELALKLKGISYEYVAEDLTNKSELSLSLNPVHKKVPVLVHIGKSIAESLVILEYIEEGWNTTPKLLPEDPYQRAKLRFWANYYDQKIVPSFYIIFGSKDKEREKAIEDLSQLLKVFEEGIEKDFPGQSPFFNGEILGYLGIVIGSHACNYQAVDEAIGVVLISEKNPEFLSWINALKNCPLMRETLPPLDKLVAKLSARLKST, from the exons ATGGAGGAGAAGGAACGTGAAGTTGTCCTGTTTGGAACATGGGCCAGCCCATACTGCACTAGAGTTGAGCTAGCCCTCAAACTGAAAGGCATATCCTATGAGTATGTGGCGGAAGATTTGACAAACAAAAGTGAGTTGTCCCTTAGCCTCAATCCAGTCCACAAGAAAGTACCTGTGCTTGTTCACATTGGGAAATCCATTGCCGAGTCACTCGTTATCCTTGAATACATAGAAGAGGGCTGGAATACCACCCCAAAACTATTGCCTGAGGATCCTTACCAAAGGGCAAAACTACGCTTTTGGGCCAACTATTATGATCAAAAg ATTGTGCCAAGCTTCTACATCATCTTCGGGTCCAAAgacaaggagagagagaaagccaTTGAAGACTTGAGCCAATTGCTTAAGGTGTTTGAAGAAGGTATTGAAAAGGATTTTCCAGGGCAGTCTCCATTCTTCAATGGCGAGATCCTAGGTTATCTTGGTATCGTTATTGGCTCACATGCATGCAACTACCAAGCTGTTGATGAGGCCATTGGTGTGGTACTCATATCAGAAAAGAATCCAGAGTTTCTCTCATGGATCAATGCTCTGAAGAACTGCCCTCTGATGAGGGAGACACTACCACCTCTTGACAAATTGGTTGCCAAGTTGAGTGCTAGACTTAAGTCTACTTAA